The proteins below are encoded in one region of Tolumonas auensis DSM 9187:
- the efp gene encoding elongation factor P, with protein sequence MKIAQEIRVGNVIMIGKDPMVVLKTEFNKSGRNSAVVKMKMKNLLSGAGAETVFKADDKLDTVQLERKECTYSYFADPMYVFMDTEYNQYDIEKENLGDVLNYLIDGMEDICEVTFYDGKAISMELPITIVREVEYTEPSVRGDTSGKVMKPAKLKGTDATISVADFVKIGDKIEIDTRTGEFKRRV encoded by the coding sequence ATGAAAATCGCTCAGGAAATCCGTGTCGGTAACGTAATCATGATCGGTAAAGACCCTATGGTCGTACTGAAAACCGAATTCAACAAATCCGGCCGTAACTCTGCCGTCGTTAAAATGAAAATGAAAAACCTGCTGTCTGGCGCAGGTGCTGAAACTGTGTTCAAAGCAGATGATAAACTGGACACCGTACAGCTGGAACGTAAAGAATGTACTTATTCTTACTTCGCTGATCCAATGTATGTGTTCATGGATACTGAATACAACCAGTACGACATTGAAAAAGAAAACCTGGGCGACGTACTGAACTACCTGATCGACGGTATGGAAGACATCTGTGAAGTTACCTTCTACGATGGCAAAGCGATCTCCATGGAACTGCCAATCACTATCGTACGTGAAGTGGAATACACTGAACCATCAGTACGTGGCGATACTTCCGGTAAAGTAATGAAACCAGCTAAGCTGAAAGGTACTGATGCGACTATCTCTGTTGCAGATTTCGTTAAAATCGGCGACAAGATCGAAATCGACACCCGTACCGGTGAATTCAAACGCCGCGTGTAG
- a CDS encoding alkene reductase has translation MTTLFDPIQMGELSLPNRIIMAPLTRCRASEGRVPNALMAEYYVQRASAGLIISEATSVTPMGVGYPDTPGIWSDEQVEGWKLVTDAVHKAGGRIVLQLWHVGRISDPVYLNGELPVAPSAIAAEGHVSLVRPMKGYEVPRALELDEIPVIVEAYRKGAENAKKAGFDGVEVHGANGYLLDQFLQSSTNLRHDIYGGSIENRARLMLEVTDAVISVWGAGRVGMHLAPRGDSHTMGDSDPAATFGYVAKELGKRQIAFIFTREHFNEPTLTPMLKQAFGGTFIANEQFTADSAHQVLNDGHADAIAFGKQFIANPDLVNRLKLKAPFNELRTDKMYAAGAEGYTDYPFL, from the coding sequence ATGACGACCTTATTTGATCCGATCCAGATGGGCGAACTGTCGCTGCCGAACCGCATTATCATGGCACCGCTGACCCGTTGCCGAGCCAGTGAAGGTCGCGTGCCGAATGCGCTGATGGCTGAATATTATGTGCAGCGTGCCAGTGCCGGTCTGATTATCAGCGAAGCGACGTCGGTAACACCGATGGGCGTTGGGTATCCTGATACGCCGGGTATCTGGTCGGATGAACAGGTCGAAGGCTGGAAACTGGTCACCGATGCAGTACATAAAGCCGGTGGCCGGATTGTGCTGCAGTTATGGCATGTCGGCCGTATCTCTGATCCGGTGTATCTGAATGGTGAATTACCGGTGGCACCGAGTGCGATTGCGGCAGAAGGTCATGTCAGTCTGGTGCGCCCGATGAAAGGTTATGAAGTACCGCGGGCACTGGAGTTGGATGAAATTCCGGTAATCGTTGAAGCGTACCGCAAGGGTGCAGAAAACGCGAAAAAAGCCGGCTTTGATGGTGTGGAAGTGCACGGCGCCAACGGTTATCTGCTCGATCAGTTTCTGCAGAGTTCAACTAACCTGCGTCATGATATCTATGGTGGCAGTATTGAAAACCGTGCGCGCCTGATGCTGGAAGTGACCGATGCCGTGATTTCTGTCTGGGGTGCCGGCCGGGTTGGCATGCATCTGGCTCCGCGCGGCGATTCACATACCATGGGTGACAGCGATCCGGCGGCAACTTTTGGTTATGTCGCCAAAGAACTGGGTAAACGTCAGATTGCGTTTATTTTTACCCGTGAGCATTTTAATGAGCCGACACTGACGCCGATGCTGAAACAGGCCTTTGGCGGTACTTTTATTGCCAATGAGCAGTTTACAGCTGATTCTGCACATCAGGTTTTGAATGATGGTCATGCCGATGCTATCGCTTTCGGAAAGCAATTTATCGCCAATCCGGATTTGGTGAACCGTCTGAAGCTGAAGGCGCCATTCAATGAACTGCGTACCGACAAAATGTACGCCGCCGGTGCGGAAGGCTATACCGATTATCCTTTTCTGTAA
- a CDS encoding ArsR/SmtB family transcription factor — translation MNNQEVDTIIKALANPARRDILSWLKNPEVEFPEQTSSYADGVCVGQIYLRAGLSQSTVSAHLATLQRAGLLTSKRLGQWVYYQRNEAVIDEFTAHIKQAL, via the coding sequence ATGAACAATCAGGAAGTCGATACCATCATCAAGGCACTGGCTAATCCGGCCCGGCGGGATATTTTATCCTGGCTGAAAAATCCGGAAGTGGAATTTCCGGAGCAGACAAGTTCGTATGCTGATGGTGTCTGTGTTGGACAGATCTATCTCCGGGCTGGTTTATCGCAATCGACTGTTTCTGCGCATCTGGCCACGTTACAACGTGCCGGATTACTGACCTCGAAACGACTGGGGCAGTGGGTGTATTACCAGCGCAATGAAGCGGTGATTGATGAATTTACAGCCCATATCAAACAGGCTTTGTAA
- the rpiB gene encoding ribose 5-phosphate isomerase B, whose protein sequence is MNTIAIGADDAAFDFRNKIIEYLKEKNIPFIDYSSDKAPENKLYPDVAHNVASAIKDGKHERGILICGTGIGMSIVANKVPGIRAAQCHDPFSAERARKSNNAQIISFGARVIGTELAKNILKTWFESEYEGGNSAPKVDRINYYQEFYSHK, encoded by the coding sequence ATGAATACAATTGCTATTGGTGCAGATGATGCTGCCTTCGACTTCAGAAATAAAATCATTGAATATTTAAAAGAAAAAAACATTCCATTTATTGATTACAGCAGTGATAAAGCACCAGAAAACAAATTATACCCTGATGTTGCCCATAATGTTGCTTCTGCTATAAAAGACGGAAAACATGAACGTGGGATCTTGATTTGCGGAACAGGTATTGGCATGAGCATTGTTGCTAATAAGGTACCAGGCATCAGAGCGGCACAGTGTCATGATCCCTTTTCTGCAGAAAGAGCCAGAAAAAGCAATAACGCACAAATCATTTCATTTGGCGCCCGGGTTATTGGCACTGAGCTCGCAAAAAATATATTAAAAACCTGGTTTGAATCTGAATATGAAGGTGGAAATTCAGCACCTAAAGTAGATCGCATCAATTACTACCAAGAGTTCTATTCTCATAAATAA
- a CDS encoding copper-binding protein, which produces MKHSLSRIAAVALFSLFAVSAAQAGVETYRVHGTVQQVDAANGKVTLAQDAVTELGWPVRTMTYKVDGDNTLTGISAGQTVDATFTTTSPYQASIQFITPTAH; this is translated from the coding sequence ATGAAACATTCATTATCCCGTATTGCTGCCGTTGCGCTGTTCTCTCTGTTTGCTGTTTCTGCAGCACAAGCAGGAGTTGAAACTTACCGGGTACACGGTACTGTGCAACAAGTGGATGCTGCTAATGGCAAAGTTACCCTGGCTCAGGATGCGGTGACTGAACTGGGCTGGCCAGTCCGCACCATGACTTACAAGGTGGATGGTGACAATACCCTGACTGGCATTTCTGCCGGCCAGACCGTGGATGCGACTTTCACCACCACTTCGCCTTATCAGGCCTCAATTCAGTTCATCACTCCGACTGCTCATTAA
- a CDS encoding DMT family transporter: MHANLMLLVTAAIWGFAFVAQRVAMDHMGPFSFNGVRFLLGAASLLPLIWFFSRKKAVATTTAAKTSVWLAGGVAGTILFIAAALQQVGLLYTTAAKAGFITGLYMILVPFLGLFLRHVTGLNAWLGAGIALIGLYLLSINADFTMSKGDFLMFIGAIFWACHILWIDFIGRRVNALQLSAVQFLSCGVLSMLVAFRLETPSLSSVFLAWESVLFASFISVGVAYTLQVIAQKKAKPTHAAIIMSMEAVFAAMGGVMFLNESLPMRGWIGCALMMTGMLLSQIPLPRLNRVTN; encoded by the coding sequence ATGCACGCTAATCTGATGTTGCTGGTCACTGCGGCCATTTGGGGTTTTGCTTTTGTTGCCCAGCGGGTGGCGATGGATCACATGGGACCTTTTTCCTTTAACGGGGTGCGTTTTCTGCTGGGTGCGGCGTCATTGTTACCGCTGATCTGGTTTTTTTCGCGCAAAAAAGCGGTTGCCACGACGACTGCGGCGAAAACATCCGTCTGGTTAGCCGGTGGGGTGGCCGGAACGATTCTGTTTATTGCCGCGGCATTGCAACAGGTCGGGTTGCTTTATACCACGGCGGCCAAAGCCGGTTTCATTACCGGTTTGTATATGATTCTGGTGCCGTTTCTGGGTTTGTTTTTACGGCATGTGACCGGGCTGAATGCCTGGCTGGGGGCGGGGATCGCATTGATTGGTCTGTATCTGCTCAGCATCAATGCCGATTTCACCATGTCGAAGGGTGATTTTCTGATGTTTATCGGCGCGATATTCTGGGCCTGTCATATTCTGTGGATCGATTTTATCGGTCGCCGGGTTAATGCCCTGCAACTCTCGGCCGTACAGTTTTTATCCTGTGGCGTCTTAAGTATGCTGGTTGCATTCCGGCTGGAAACACCGTCATTATCATCTGTTTTTCTGGCCTGGGAGTCGGTGTTGTTTGCCAGTTTTATCAGTGTCGGTGTTGCTTACACGCTGCAGGTCATCGCGCAGAAAAAAGCCAAACCGACCCACGCTGCTATCATCATGAGTATGGAGGCGGTGTTTGCGGCGATGGGTGGTGTCATGTTTTTGAATGAATCCTTGCCCATGCGCGGCTGGATTGGTTGTGCATTGATGATGACGGGCATGCTGTTATCGCAGATCCCGTTACCCAGACTGAACAGAGTCACAAACTGA
- the tkt gene encoding transketolase has translation MNATSLTHRKLADAVRVLSMDSVQKAKSGHPGAPMGMADMAEVLWRGFLKHNPANPNWFDRDRFILSNGHGSMLIYSLLHLTGYDVSIDDLKQFRQLHSRTPGHPEYGYTPGVETTTGPLGQGITNAVGMALAEKTLAAQFNRPQHPIVDHYTYVFLGDGCMMEGVSHEACSLAGTLKLGKLIALYDDNGISIDGHIDGWFTDDTAKRFESYGWHVIRNIDGHNAEAIQSALEIARTVTDKPSLLMCKTVIGFGSPNKSGSHDCHGAPLGEKEVDETRQKLDWSQAPFVIPQDIYDAWNAKASGMARENEWNACFASYQKVYPELAGEFIRRTTGKLPEDWNSKMDDYIHQLQANPANIASRKASQNAIEQVASLLPEMLGGSADLSPSNLTTWSGSVDLDKDPAGNYVHYGVREFGMSAIMNGITLHGGFIPYGATFLMFMEYARNAVRMAALMKIRNIFVYTHDSIGLGEDGPTHQPVEQMASLRVTPNMSTWRPCDQVETAVAWRYAVEHKTGPSALVFSRQNLPQQSRDAKQLANIVRGGYILKDCAKQPDLIVIATGSEMDLAMKATEELAAQGYQIRVVSMPSTEVFDRQSDEYRESVLPKAVSTRLAIEAGITDIWYKYVGLNGDVVGMKTFGESAPAEELFRQFGFTTENVVAKALALLKR, from the coding sequence ATGAATGCAACGTCACTAACGCACCGTAAACTCGCTGATGCGGTACGTGTATTAAGTATGGATAGCGTGCAAAAAGCCAAATCCGGGCATCCGGGTGCACCGATGGGTATGGCTGATATGGCCGAAGTATTATGGCGTGGTTTTTTAAAACATAATCCGGCCAACCCGAACTGGTTTGATCGTGACAGATTTATCCTGTCCAACGGTCACGGGTCGATGCTGATTTACAGTCTCTTACACCTGACCGGTTACGATGTTTCGATTGATGATCTGAAACAATTCCGTCAGTTGCATTCCCGGACTCCGGGGCATCCGGAATATGGTTACACACCGGGTGTTGAAACGACTACTGGGCCACTGGGTCAAGGGATCACAAATGCAGTCGGTATGGCGCTGGCTGAAAAAACATTGGCGGCGCAATTTAATCGTCCTCAACATCCGATTGTCGATCATTACACTTATGTCTTCTTGGGTGATGGCTGCATGATGGAAGGCGTGTCTCATGAAGCATGTTCGCTTGCCGGTACCCTTAAATTAGGCAAACTAATCGCACTCTATGATGACAATGGCATTTCTATTGATGGTCATATTGATGGCTGGTTTACCGATGACACTGCCAAGCGATTTGAGTCTTACGGCTGGCATGTGATCCGTAATATTGATGGCCATAATGCCGAAGCAATTCAGTCTGCTCTGGAAATAGCACGTACGGTAACAGACAAGCCTTCATTACTGATGTGTAAAACCGTTATTGGTTTTGGTTCCCCGAATAAATCAGGCTCACACGACTGTCATGGCGCGCCATTAGGAGAAAAGGAAGTCGATGAAACACGCCAGAAATTAGACTGGTCACAGGCACCATTTGTCATTCCACAAGATATTTATGACGCCTGGAATGCGAAAGCATCAGGGATGGCTCGTGAGAACGAATGGAATGCGTGTTTCGCCTCTTATCAAAAAGTATACCCTGAATTAGCCGGAGAATTTATTCGCCGGACAACCGGAAAACTACCTGAGGACTGGAACAGCAAAATGGATGATTATATCCATCAGCTGCAAGCCAACCCGGCGAATATTGCCAGCCGGAAAGCCTCACAAAATGCCATAGAACAGGTCGCGTCCTTGTTACCGGAGATGCTGGGTGGATCCGCTGATTTAAGCCCGAGTAATTTAACAACCTGGTCCGGTTCGGTTGACTTAGATAAAGATCCTGCCGGTAACTATGTTCACTACGGCGTCCGCGAATTTGGCATGTCCGCCATTATGAACGGTATTACATTGCATGGCGGGTTTATCCCGTATGGCGCTACCTTCTTGATGTTTATGGAATATGCCCGTAATGCCGTCCGCATGGCAGCGCTGATGAAAATCCGCAATATCTTTGTCTACACACATGATTCCATCGGGCTGGGCGAAGACGGTCCGACCCACCAGCCTGTAGAGCAGATGGCCAGCTTGCGTGTGACCCCGAATATGAGCACATGGCGCCCCTGTGATCAGGTTGAAACAGCCGTAGCCTGGCGTTATGCGGTGGAACACAAAACCGGACCTTCGGCTCTGGTCTTTTCCCGGCAAAACCTGCCTCAGCAAAGCCGTGATGCGAAACAACTCGCGAACATAGTCCGGGGTGGTTACATCCTGAAAGACTGTGCCAAACAACCGGATCTCATTGTGATCGCGACCGGCTCAGAAATGGATTTAGCGATGAAAGCAACTGAAGAGCTGGCTGCTCAAGGTTATCAAATCCGCGTTGTTTCTATGCCGAGTACAGAAGTTTTCGATCGTCAGAGTGATGAATACCGGGAGTCTGTGTTGCCTAAAGCCGTTAGTACCCGACTGGCAATCGAAGCTGGTATCACCGATATCTGGTACAAATACGTTGGCTTAAATGGTGATGTGGTCGGAATGAAAACCTTTGGTGAATCAGCACCGGCTGAAGAATTATTCCGTCAGTTCGGATTCACCACTGAAAACGTAGTAGCAAAAGCACTGGCTTTGTTAAAGCGCTAA
- a CDS encoding DUF3820 family protein: MFTQQHLLQLARTAMPFGKYQGRMLIDLPEEYLLWFAKKGFPQGPLGELMALCLELKIEGLDSLIKPLKNPR; encoded by the coding sequence ATGTTCACACAACAACACCTGCTTCAGCTGGCAAGAACAGCGATGCCTTTTGGTAAATATCAGGGGCGGATGCTGATCGATCTGCCGGAGGAATATCTGCTCTGGTTTGCCAAAAAAGGATTCCCGCAAGGCCCGCTCGGTGAGCTGATGGCATTGTGTCTGGAACTGAAAATTGAAGGGCTGGATAGCCTGATCAAGCCGCTGAAAAATCCGCGGTAA
- a CDS encoding LysR family transcriptional regulator, with the protein MDRLRNLTALIAVVESGSFVAAAQRLHSSKAAVSRYIQELETYLGVRLLQRSTRRIALTEAGRDYYQRTKQILADLDDADSAAGANNSRLIGNIRVNAPLSFGTRYLAPLWAEFMERNPAVTLDIELTDRRIDLLDEGFDLAIRIGNLADSTLVSRRLADSHAVLCAAPAYVEKHGLPATPEALTQHQVISFSYLPSGDVWHFQSASGEERAISLKPRMHTNNGDTIRAVVLAGQGIALQPIFEISPELQEGKLQTILPGWFGPTFGIHAVYPSRKNLSLKVKTLIDYLAEKLAGTDWHTPVK; encoded by the coding sequence ATGGATCGCCTGCGTAATCTGACCGCCCTGATCGCCGTAGTGGAAAGCGGCAGTTTTGTTGCCGCCGCTCAGCGTCTGCACAGCTCAAAAGCCGCCGTTTCACGCTATATTCAGGAACTGGAAACTTATCTGGGTGTCCGCCTGTTACAGCGTTCCACCCGCCGCATCGCCCTGACTGAAGCAGGACGGGACTATTATCAGCGCACCAAACAAATTCTGGCCGATCTGGATGATGCCGACAGTGCCGCCGGCGCAAATAACAGCCGTCTGATTGGTAATATCCGCGTCAATGCTCCGCTTTCCTTCGGTACCCGCTATCTGGCGCCGTTATGGGCTGAATTTATGGAACGCAATCCGGCGGTGACGCTGGATATAGAACTAACCGACCGGCGGATTGATTTGTTGGACGAAGGCTTTGATCTGGCAATCCGCATCGGCAATCTGGCCGATTCAACCCTGGTTTCGCGCCGCCTCGCCGATAGCCACGCCGTGTTATGTGCGGCGCCGGCCTATGTGGAAAAACATGGTTTACCAGCCACCCCGGAAGCACTGACTCAGCATCAGGTGATCTCCTTTTCATACCTGCCCAGCGGCGATGTCTGGCATTTCCAGTCGGCCAGCGGTGAAGAGCGGGCCATCAGTCTGAAACCGCGAATGCACACCAATAACGGCGATACCATCCGGGCCGTTGTGTTAGCGGGTCAGGGCATCGCGCTGCAACCCATCTTCGAAATCAGCCCCGAGCTGCAGGAAGGTAAACTGCAGACCATCCTGCCCGGCTGGTTCGGGCCAACGTTTGGTATCCATGCAGTCTATCCTTCGCGTAAAAACCTGTCTCTGAAAGTGAAAACATTAATCGATTATCTGGCGGAAAAACTGGCCGGCACCGACTGGCATACCCCGGTAAAATAA
- the earP gene encoding elongation factor P maturation arginine rhamnosyltransferase EarP, which yields MPQTAASYWDIFCTVVDNYGDIGVTWRLARQLANEYQQPVRLWVDDLHSFQRLCPALDPALSEQQIDNVLIGHWNDPFPANWQLGKVVIEAFACELPRSVQQTMQQMEKPPVWLNLEYLTAESWIDDCHGLPSRQHHLTKYFFFPGFSARSGGLLCENNLFAERDRWQQQNNLRQQFCCERDLLPPQENELFVSLFSYENSTLPALLDCWQQSPTPVRCLIPAGRSLNSLRTLLPADVCQAGGRWQQGALTLEVLPMTDQAGYDRLLWSCDFNIVRGEDSFLRAQWAARPFLWHIYPQEADAHLEKLQAFLQRYTQNMHAGLAAAVQRLFIHFNQEQSPELKQTWSELQIFWPEWQKQARHWPQTAFAGGNLASQLVQFVEKQLECCA from the coding sequence ATGCCTCAGACTGCCGCTTCTTACTGGGATATTTTCTGTACCGTGGTCGATAACTACGGTGACATCGGTGTGACCTGGCGTCTGGCTCGTCAGTTAGCGAACGAGTATCAGCAACCGGTCCGCCTCTGGGTGGACGATCTGCACAGTTTTCAGCGCTTGTGCCCGGCTCTCGATCCCGCCTTGTCTGAACAACAAATTGATAATGTGCTGATCGGTCACTGGAATGATCCTTTTCCGGCCAACTGGCAACTGGGAAAAGTGGTAATCGAAGCCTTTGCCTGCGAATTACCACGTAGCGTGCAGCAAACGATGCAACAGATGGAAAAACCGCCGGTCTGGCTGAATCTGGAATACCTGACCGCAGAAAGCTGGATCGATGACTGCCATGGCCTGCCTTCCCGGCAGCATCATCTGACCAAATATTTTTTCTTCCCCGGTTTCAGTGCCCGAAGTGGCGGTTTACTGTGCGAAAACAACCTGTTTGCCGAGCGGGATCGCTGGCAGCAGCAAAACAATCTCCGGCAGCAATTCTGCTGTGAGCGGGATCTGCTGCCACCGCAGGAAAATGAACTGTTTGTCAGCCTGTTCAGCTATGAAAACAGCACTCTGCCCGCCCTGCTTGACTGCTGGCAACAGAGCCCGACGCCGGTACGTTGTCTGATCCCGGCTGGCCGCAGCCTGAACAGTTTGCGCACACTGCTGCCGGCCGATGTCTGTCAGGCCGGAGGACGCTGGCAGCAAGGCGCACTGACGCTGGAAGTATTACCGATGACCGATCAGGCCGGGTATGACCGACTGCTGTGGAGCTGTGATTTTAACATTGTACGCGGCGAAGATTCCTTCCTGCGGGCACAATGGGCCGCCCGTCCGTTCCTCTGGCATATCTACCCTCAGGAAGCAGACGCACATCTGGAAAAGCTGCAGGCATTTCTTCAGCGCTATACACAAAATATGCACGCCGGACTGGCTGCCGCGGTACAACGGTTGTTCATCCACTTTAATCAGGAACAATCACCAGAACTTAAGCAGACCTGGTCAGAGCTGCAAATATTCTGGCCAGAATGGCAAAAACAGGCCCGGCACTGGCCGCAGACTGCATTTGCTGGTGGAAATTTAGCCAGTCAACTCGTGCAATTTGTGGAAAAACAGCTAGAATGTTGCGCGTAA
- the tal gene encoding transaldolase has translation MSQLNELKKHTVVVADTGDIDSIRQFSPEDATTNPSLVLKAAQLPHYKKLIDDAVKSAKETSTSKEEQLVNACDLVAVNIGAEVLKHVPGRISTEVDARLSFNRDECIKKARKLISLYQKKGIDKSRILIKLAATWEGIRAAEELEKEGINCNLTLLFSFAQARACAEADVFLISPFVGRIYDWYQKNQPTSAYSADTDPGVKSVKNIFDYYKQYSYNTVVMGASFRKKEQVIALSGCDRLTISPAILDELSGSNTPVERKLTVPVKTALRRPAPMTEDEFRWQHNSDAMAVEKLAEGIRAFAVDQKKLEDMVAALI, from the coding sequence ATGAGCCAACTTAATGAGTTAAAAAAACATACTGTTGTGGTTGCCGATACCGGTGATATTGATTCAATTCGACAGTTTTCGCCTGAAGATGCAACCACAAATCCATCATTAGTGCTAAAAGCAGCTCAGTTACCACACTATAAGAAATTAATCGACGATGCTGTTAAATCAGCAAAAGAAACCAGTACGTCAAAGGAAGAACAACTGGTTAATGCCTGTGATCTGGTTGCCGTTAACATTGGTGCGGAAGTGTTAAAACATGTGCCAGGCAGAATTTCTACCGAAGTGGATGCCCGCTTATCTTTTAACCGGGATGAATGTATTAAAAAAGCAAGAAAACTGATCAGCCTCTATCAGAAAAAAGGTATTGATAAATCACGTATTCTTATCAAACTCGCCGCAACCTGGGAAGGCATCCGGGCAGCGGAAGAACTTGAGAAAGAAGGTATTAATTGCAACCTGACCTTACTTTTTTCCTTCGCTCAGGCCCGTGCCTGTGCTGAAGCGGATGTTTTTCTTATTTCGCCGTTTGTTGGCCGGATTTACGACTGGTATCAGAAAAACCAGCCTACTTCAGCCTACAGTGCCGACACCGATCCGGGCGTAAAATCGGTTAAAAACATTTTCGATTACTACAAACAATACAGCTATAACACCGTGGTGATGGGTGCAAGTTTCCGGAAAAAAGAACAAGTGATCGCACTGTCAGGCTGTGATCGTCTGACCATTTCACCCGCTATTCTAGATGAACTCTCCGGCAGCAATACTCCGGTGGAAAGAAAACTGACCGTCCCAGTAAAAACAGCTCTCCGTCGCCCGGCGCCAATGACAGAAGATGAATTCCGCTGGCAGCATAATTCGGATGCCATGGCAGTAGAAAAATTAGCGGAAGGGATTCGGGCATTTGCTGTGGATCAGAAAAAGCTCGAAGACATGGTCGCCGCACTTATTTAA
- a CDS encoding AI-2E family transporter, giving the protein MSSRLNEYTQTLIALLLLVSIVGAAFIVIAPFLVATLWAIILVSATWDQFAWLSARFGGRDGVAAMLVVTILMLFIMVPLVFASVEFAQQLTVLARDLQHQIESGVWPALPQWLLDVPYAGEWLQAEWLGLQQLDMQVLNQLKGLVTPLAKIMLSMAGSFGAGMLMLLISLLIAGVLYAHGETIHRWVLAFSHKVAPKEGIRLLHVAHTTIRGVVNGFIGAAIAQGAFAWFGYALAGIPHALSLGLATSLISVIPGGPMLLSIPAIGWLYQQGSVGWAIFVAVWILFAVGSIDNVVKSLVIGRSSPLPIVLILFGVAGGAISFGLLGVFLGPILLALVYALLKNWVNADEAADQTR; this is encoded by the coding sequence ATGTCTTCCCGTCTGAATGAATATACCCAGACATTAATTGCGTTATTGCTGCTGGTTTCGATTGTCGGGGCGGCGTTTATTGTCATTGCACCGTTTCTGGTGGCGACCCTGTGGGCCATCATTCTGGTGTCGGCGACCTGGGATCAGTTTGCCTGGTTGTCTGCCCGTTTCGGGGGGCGGGATGGGGTCGCTGCCATGCTGGTGGTGACTATCCTGATGCTGTTTATCATGGTGCCGCTGGTGTTTGCTTCTGTTGAATTTGCACAGCAGTTGACAGTGCTGGCGCGGGATCTGCAGCACCAGATAGAGTCCGGTGTCTGGCCGGCACTACCGCAATGGCTGCTGGATGTGCCGTATGCGGGTGAGTGGTTACAAGCCGAATGGCTGGGATTACAGCAACTGGATATGCAGGTGCTGAACCAGCTGAAAGGACTGGTGACGCCGCTGGCAAAAATCATGCTGAGTATGGCCGGTTCTTTTGGTGCCGGGATGCTGATGTTGCTGATTAGTCTGCTGATTGCCGGGGTGTTGTATGCCCATGGCGAAACCATTCATCGCTGGGTGCTGGCCTTTAGCCACAAAGTCGCTCCGAAAGAAGGGATCCGCCTGTTACATGTCGCCCACACGACGATTCGTGGTGTGGTTAACGGCTTCATTGGTGCTGCGATTGCGCAGGGCGCCTTTGCCTGGTTTGGTTATGCACTGGCCGGGATCCCGCATGCGTTGAGTCTGGGATTGGCCACCAGCCTGATTTCGGTGATCCCCGGCGGGCCGATGCTGCTGTCGATCCCGGCGATAGGCTGGCTGTATCAGCAGGGCTCGGTAGGCTGGGCTATTTTTGTTGCGGTCTGGATCCTGTTTGCCGTGGGTTCGATTGATAATGTGGTGAAGTCACTGGTCATTGGCCGCAGCAGCCCGTTACCAATTGTGCTGATCCTGTTCGGTGTGGCCGGTGGCGCCATTAGTTTTGGCTTACTGGGGGTATTTTTAGGGCCGATTTTGCTGGCTCTGGTTTATGCCTTGCTGAAAAACTGGGTGAATGCGGACGAAGCGGCGGATCAAACACGGTAG